The genomic interval TCTACATGGCGGTAATTTCTTACAATCTCCATAGGCTCTGGAGTGCAGGGATGCTATAACTTGCAACTTGCGTTATACCTACTTTGTGGAGAGGGGAAAGGGCTATTACACCCTGAGGAAGGCCCTCCTTGAACTTGAGCTGAAAGACCTTCAGAGCCTGCAGAGAGCCTTCAGCACCGAAAGGCTTACAGAGAAGTTTTTCAACGCCTACCGCTCCGCGGTCAACAGAATAAGGTCAGCTCTGGATAGAAGGATTGACCCGGGCAAAGCCCACGCCTTTGCACAGCAACTTCTTTCAAGGATTATGTTTGTTTACTTCCTGCAGAAGAAGGGATGGCTCAAATGGAAAGACTATGTGCCAGACAGGGAATATATGCTGGGCTTCTGGAAAAGATACAGGGTGCATGTTGAAGATAGTCCCCACCAGAAAGACACCTTCTTTTCAAAGTGGTTATCCAGCCTCTTTTTTGGAGCCTTTAACAAAAGGCTCTCCTTGGTGGACCAGAGCCTTCCGGAGGACATAAGGGAGTCTCTGGCTCTTATGCCTTACCTGAACGGTGGTCTCTTTACAAAGAACGAGCTTGACCTTATGGTGGAAAGCCTTCCCGATGAGGTTTTTGAGTGGCTTTTTGAGCCAGACCCAACGGGCAGGGACGAACAGAAGGGCTTTTTACAGCTTTACAACTTTACCGTGGACGAGTCCATGCCTCTGGACGAGGAGGTGGCAGTTGACCCTGAAATGCTTGGCAAGGTCTACGAATCTTTAATCGCAGAGGAGGAACGCTCTGGCAGTGGAATTTTTTACACTCCAAGGCTTGAGATAGACTTTATGTGCCGTCTTGCCCTTACGGGCTATCTTGAGGAAAAGACAGGCATTGAACGGCGAAGGCTTCTGGATTTTGTCTACAATCCTGAAACTGCGTGGCTTAGCCATGACGAGCTCAGGTCAATAAGAAGGTCCCTTGAGGAGCTGAAGGTGGTGGACCCGGCGGTTGGCTCTGCCTCTTTTCTGGTTGGCATGCTCAACATACTGGTTTCCCTGAACTCTGCCCTTATCAGGAATCTGGAGGGGAAGGAGCCCAACCTCTTTGCCCTGAAAAGAAAGATAGTGCAGGACAACCTGTATGGCGTGGATGTCAAGGACTGGGCGGTGATGGTGGGAGAGCTAAGGCTCTGGCTCTCTCTCGTTATAGAGAGCGACGAAAAGGAGATGGACATATACACAAAGCCCCTGCTTCCCAACTTTTCCTTCAAGCTCAGACAGGGGGATTCTCTCATTGAGGAGGTGGGTGGCACGCCCCTGCTTTTGAGGGCAGAAGGTGCCTTCATACCCTCCAGGATAAAGAAAAAACTGCAGGAGCTCATAGATAGAAAAAACAGGTTCTACTCTGGAGAGTTCAGCTCAGACCTCAGAGAGCTTGAACAGATACACGAGCTTGAAAGAGAAATACTCCTTGAGGTCCTGAAAGAAAAGCTCCAGAACATAGAAAAAGACCTTCAAAAGCTCAAAAGAGACATTGAGCTTCTTTCTCAAAAGGACATGTATGCAGCTTCTCATCAAAAGGAAAGCCTTAAGGAGCTAAGAGAAAAAGAGAAACTTCTCAAGCAGGAAAAGGAAGAATACCAGAGGCTTGTGTCTGAAGTGGGTAAGAGTAAGTCAAAGGATTACTTTCTGTGGGAGATAGATTTTGCAGAAGTCTTTGAGAAGGGGGGCTTTGACATAGTCATAGGAAACCCGCCCTATGTAAGGCAGGAAGAAATAGCACCACCCCTTGAAAAGATGGAGAGACACTCAGAAGAGAGCTGGAAAGCCCTAAAAGAGCAATACAAGGAAAAGCTCCTGCAGTCTGTAAAAAGGCTCTGGGGCCATATAAACCTCTCAAAAAGAAGCGACCTGTATGTTTACTTTTTCCTACATGGGCTTTCGCTCCTGAGAGAGGGAGGAATCCTTTGCTTTATCACCTCAAACTCCTGGCTGGATGTGGGCTACGGTGCGGGGCTTCAGGAGTTTTTCCTCAATAAGGCAAGGCTTGAGTATGTTATAGACAATCTGGTAAAAAGGTCCTTCAAAGAGGCGGATGTGAACACGGTAATAACTCTCGCCAGAAGAAGGCAGGAAGAGGAGGACTACAGAGTGCGTTTTGTATCCTTCAGAAGACTCTTTGAAGAGGTTAACAACGCCCAGACCCTCAAAGAACTGC from Aquificaceae bacterium carries:
- a CDS encoding DNA methyltransferase, with translation MRYTYFVERGKGYYTLRKALLELELKDLQSLQRAFSTERLTEKFFNAYRSAVNRIRSALDRRIDPGKAHAFAQQLLSRIMFVYFLQKKGWLKWKDYVPDREYMLGFWKRYRVHVEDSPHQKDTFFSKWLSSLFFGAFNKRLSLVDQSLPEDIRESLALMPYLNGGLFTKNELDLMVESLPDEVFEWLFEPDPTGRDEQKGFLQLYNFTVDESMPLDEEVAVDPEMLGKVYESLIAEEERSGSGIFYTPRLEIDFMCRLALTGYLEEKTGIERRRLLDFVYNPETAWLSHDELRSIRRSLEELKVVDPAVGSASFLVGMLNILVSLNSALIRNLEGKEPNLFALKRKIVQDNLYGVDVKDWAVMVGELRLWLSLVIESDEKEMDIYTKPLLPNFSFKLRQGDSLIEEVGGTPLLLRAEGAFIPSRIKKKLQELIDRKNRFYSGEFSSDLRELEQIHELEREILLEVLKEKLQNIEKDLQKLKRDIELLSQKDMYAASHQKESLKELREKEKLLKQEKEEYQRLVSEVGKSKSKDYFLWEIDFAEVFEKGGFDIVIGNPPYVRQEEIAPPLEKMERHSEESWKALKEQYKEKLLQSVKRLWGHINLSKRSDLYVYFFLHGLSLLREGGILCFITSNSWLDVGYGAGLQEFFLNKARLEYVIDNLVKRSFKEADVNTVITLARRRQEEEDYRVRFVSFRRLFEEVNNAQTLKELHELREDSFDHSTCRLIIRQKSQLLQEGTEEDNRYTGSKWGGKYLRAPEIFFTILEKGKGKLVRLGDIAEVRRGFTTGANEFFYLKPMGLSVKEVVELSKRDPDAPVAVRNSAGWEGEIPARFLKPVVKSPRELKSLVVRLEDLSHLVFMCHGREKELKDTEVWKYIKWGEKQGYHKRPTCSSRERWWDLGERGLSTALWTMTYRERFFIPLNKVAFADARLYDIYCSEELLPTLNSAYCLLWIELQARGYGGGGGPVDVKVYEVNEMLIPSPEFVDSKEVYEHIFTSNSSERLSIFTELGFDPSKPIREQEPNPLPDRKAIDDVVFDALGLTEDERREVYYAVAELVQARLEKARSV